In a single window of the Flavivirga spongiicola genome:
- a CDS encoding lysophospholipid acyltransferase family protein encodes MQFLIYIIVYPFLWSISKLPFRLLYIVSDGLYILLYHVIGYRKKVVNNNLKLVFPNKTEKEITTIRKKFYKHLCDMFLEMAKTMSISKKELKKRFKITNPEELKRLESLNKSVILIFGHYASWEWSIVLQNYINFKGLAVYKKLANQHFDKLVRDIRSKFNTQLISTKETTSIINHNEAKGIKSITGFLSDQSPRLSKDVYWNRFMGIKVPCFTGGERLAKKLDLTTAYLKVNKVKRGFYEAEIVTLAEDSNKYKDYELTDLFLKEVEKQIYKAPEYYFWTHKRWKHREKTL; translated from the coding sequence ATGCAATTTCTAATTTATATCATTGTTTATCCATTTTTATGGTCTATATCCAAACTTCCCTTCAGGTTATTGTATATAGTTTCAGATGGTCTTTACATATTACTTTACCATGTAATAGGCTATAGAAAAAAGGTTGTCAATAATAATTTAAAGCTTGTTTTTCCTAACAAAACAGAAAAAGAAATTACTACTATTAGAAAAAAATTCTACAAACATTTATGTGACATGTTTTTAGAAATGGCAAAAACCATGTCTATATCTAAAAAAGAGTTAAAAAAACGTTTTAAAATCACCAATCCGGAAGAACTTAAACGTTTAGAATCTTTAAATAAAAGTGTTATTTTAATATTTGGACATTATGCCAGTTGGGAGTGGTCTATAGTACTTCAAAATTATATAAATTTTAAAGGCTTAGCCGTATATAAAAAACTGGCAAACCAACATTTTGATAAACTGGTTAGAGACATTCGTTCTAAATTTAATACGCAGTTAATTAGCACCAAAGAGACCACAAGCATTATAAATCACAATGAAGCCAAGGGTATTAAAAGTATTACTGGCTTTTTAAGTGACCAGTCTCCCAGATTAAGCAAAGATGTGTATTGGAATCGTTTTATGGGAATCAAGGTACCGTGTTTCACAGGCGGTGAACGCCTAGCTAAAAAGTTAGATCTAACAACAGCTTATTTAAAAGTCAACAAGGTAAAACGAGGGTTTTATGAAGCAGAAATTGTAACACTTGCAGAAGACTCAAATAAGTATAAAGATTATGAATTAACAGATCTATTTCTTAAAGAAGTAGAAAAGCAAATTTATAAAGCTCCCGAATATTATTTCTGGACTCATAAACGCTGGAAACATAGAGAAAAGACTCTTTAA
- the glmM gene encoding phosphoglucosamine mutase — protein MTLIKSISGIRGTIGGQVGENLTPIDTVKFAAAYGTWLKQNREKENYRVVVGRDARISGKMVQNLVMNTLVGMGIHVVDVGLSTTPTVEVAVPMEHADGGIILTASHNPKQWNALKLLNEKGEFLNAVEGAKILDIAESDHMNFADVDSLGKITKNKAYIDLHIIEVLDLPLVTVKPIEQARFRVVVDGVNSTGGIAIPLLLERLGVDVIKLYCDPNGRFPHNPEPLKEHLTDLSAEVKKHKADFGIVVDPDVDRLAFMDENGEMFGEEYTLVACADYVLSRTPGNTVSNMSSTRALKDITEKHGGTYEASAVGEVNVVNLMKKNKVVIGGEGNGGIIYPESHYGRDALVGVALFLSLLADKNISVSELRKTYPNYFMSKKKIQLTPELDVDGILKAMEDRYKNEELTTIDGVKIDFSESWVHLRKSNTEPIIRIYTEAKSQEAADTLADKFIEEIGAIANIQA, from the coding sequence ATGACACTTATAAAATCAATTTCAGGGATTAGAGGAACTATAGGCGGACAAGTAGGTGAAAACCTAACACCCATTGATACTGTGAAATTTGCAGCAGCTTATGGTACTTGGTTAAAACAGAATAGAGAAAAAGAAAATTATCGTGTTGTTGTTGGTAGAGATGCTCGTATTTCTGGAAAAATGGTTCAGAACTTAGTAATGAATACCTTAGTGGGTATGGGGATTCATGTGGTTGATGTTGGGCTTTCTACAACACCAACAGTTGAAGTTGCTGTGCCTATGGAACATGCAGATGGAGGTATTATACTAACAGCAAGCCACAACCCAAAACAATGGAATGCTTTAAAGTTGTTAAATGAAAAAGGGGAATTTTTAAATGCTGTAGAAGGTGCGAAAATTTTAGACATAGCAGAAAGCGACCATATGAATTTTGCTGATGTTGATAGCTTAGGGAAAATAACAAAAAACAAAGCGTATATTGATTTACATATTATTGAGGTTTTAGATTTACCACTAGTAACTGTAAAACCAATAGAACAAGCACGTTTTAGAGTCGTGGTAGATGGTGTGAATTCAACAGGAGGTATTGCTATTCCGTTACTATTAGAACGATTAGGTGTAGATGTTATAAAATTATACTGTGACCCAAACGGACGGTTTCCGCATAACCCAGAACCCTTAAAAGAGCATTTAACAGATTTATCTGCAGAAGTAAAAAAACATAAAGCAGATTTTGGTATTGTTGTAGATCCTGACGTGGATCGTTTGGCTTTTATGGATGAAAATGGAGAGATGTTCGGTGAAGAATATACCTTAGTGGCTTGTGCAGATTATGTATTGAGTAGAACGCCAGGGAATACTGTTAGTAATATGAGTTCTACAAGAGCATTAAAAGATATTACTGAAAAACATGGAGGTACTTATGAAGCAAGTGCAGTAGGTGAGGTGAATGTTGTAAACCTTATGAAGAAGAATAAGGTTGTTATAGGTGGAGAAGGTAATGGAGGTATTATTTACCCAGAGTCTCATTATGGTCGTGATGCCTTGGTGGGAGTTGCTTTGTTTTTGAGTTTATTAGCAGATAAAAATATAAGTGTTAGTGAACTTAGAAAAACATACCCTAACTACTTTATGAGTAAAAAGAAAATCCAGTTAACCCCGGAGTTGGATGTTGATGGGATTTTAAAAGCTATGGAAGATCGTTATAAAAATGAAGAGTTAACCACTATTGATGGTGTTAAAATAGATTTTTCTGAAAGTTGGGTACATCTTCGTAAAAGTAATACAGAGCCTATTATCAGGATTTATACCGAAGCAAAGTCCCAGGAAGCAGCGGATACTTTGGCTGATAAATTTATTGAGGAGATAGGAGCTATTGCGAATATTCAGGCTTAA
- a CDS encoding acyl carrier protein phosphodiesterase yields MNYLAHIYLSGENDLVTIGNFIADGIKGKDYKKYPKNIQTGILLHRNIDTYTDAHKTVRLSTKRLHEKYGHYSGIIVDILYDHFLAKNWSKYSTISLEEYVNTFYDSLEEHYNILPLRIQKMMPYMIADNWLLSYASIDGISRVLEGMNRRTKNRSGMNEAIVELEAFYKEFENEFTVFFNELITFSKQKLKELNKKVV; encoded by the coding sequence ATGAATTATTTAGCTCATATTTACCTTTCTGGCGAAAACGATTTAGTAACTATTGGTAATTTTATTGCAGATGGCATTAAAGGGAAAGATTATAAAAAATATCCAAAAAACATTCAAACAGGTATTTTATTACATCGAAATATAGACACCTATACAGATGCACATAAAACAGTTAGACTAAGCACTAAAAGGTTGCACGAGAAGTATGGACATTATTCAGGTATCATTGTTGACATTCTTTACGATCATTTTCTTGCAAAAAACTGGAGCAAGTATAGCACCATATCTTTAGAAGAATATGTAAATACTTTTTATGATTCTTTAGAAGAACATTACAACATACTTCCTTTACGAATACAAAAAATGATGCCATATATGATAGCTGATAATTGGCTTTTAAGTTATGCTTCTATAGATGGTATTTCCAGAGTTTTGGAAGGTATGAATAGAAGAACTAAAAATAGATCCGGGATGAATGAGGCCATTGTTGAACTTGAAGCGTTCTATAAAGAATTTGAAAATGAATTTACTGTCTTTTTTAATGAATTAATTACCTTTTCCAAGCAAAAACTTAAAGAATTAAACAAAAAAGTGGTTTAG
- the ggt gene encoding gamma-glutamyltransferase, with the protein MKQLIYTILLLTLYVSCKKTVEPSKTGLITKNAMVVSARVEASKIGSDILKKGGNAFDAMAATQLALAVAYPYAGNIGGGGFMVYRKANGEIGGLDFREKAPLAATTDMYLDEDGNVIPEKSTLGAMAVGVPGTIAGVFAVHEKFGSLSIEDIIKPAIELAYRGVIVTKKQEEKIAHYMPLFKRANKYSTLFHKPWKKNDTIKYEALAKTLTRIMTHGKDEFYKGDTAKRLAKFIQENGGILTEEDLARYEVKWRDPVSFKYDDLNIISMSPPSSGGVCLAQIMKMIEPFHLDEYGHNSLKTIQVIAEAERRAYADRSFYLGDPDFVDIPIETLTQKAYLNKRMSDFSFKKATLSSDVSHGDIQVIESNETTHYSIIDTFGNTVSVTTTINGAYGSKLYCSDLGFFLNNEMDDFSSKPGVPNMFGVTGGEANSILPEKRMLSSMTPTIVEKDGKLLMSIGTPGGSTIITSVLQTILNVHEFNMTMQEAVDAPRFHHQWLPDEIRMEPNSFNDTLIFQLEKLGYSINEKDSPVIGKVDGILVLNDELLEGGADHRGDDTAVGF; encoded by the coding sequence ATGAAACAACTAATATATACGATCTTATTATTAACCCTTTATGTTTCTTGTAAAAAAACAGTTGAACCTAGCAAAACAGGTTTAATAACCAAAAATGCCATGGTAGTTTCGGCAAGAGTAGAAGCTTCAAAAATTGGTAGTGACATTCTTAAAAAAGGAGGTAATGCTTTTGATGCCATGGCCGCTACACAATTAGCTTTAGCAGTTGCATACCCCTATGCAGGAAACATCGGAGGAGGTGGTTTTATGGTATACCGAAAAGCTAATGGAGAGATTGGCGGGTTGGATTTTAGAGAAAAAGCTCCACTAGCAGCTACAACAGATATGTACTTAGACGAAGACGGTAATGTTATACCTGAAAAAAGCACTTTGGGGGCTATGGCTGTGGGTGTACCAGGGACTATTGCTGGGGTTTTTGCTGTGCATGAAAAATTTGGGAGCTTATCTATAGAAGACATTATTAAACCGGCTATTGAGTTAGCATACAGGGGCGTTATTGTCACAAAAAAGCAAGAAGAAAAGATTGCGCATTATATGCCATTGTTTAAACGGGCGAATAAATATTCTACTTTGTTTCACAAACCATGGAAAAAAAATGACACTATTAAATATGAGGCTTTGGCAAAAACACTAACCAGAATTATGACTCATGGGAAGGACGAATTCTATAAAGGTGATACGGCAAAGCGTTTAGCTAAGTTTATTCAAGAAAATGGAGGTATACTTACCGAAGAAGACCTAGCTAGGTACGAAGTAAAATGGCGAGATCCCGTAAGCTTTAAATATGATGATTTAAATATCATTTCCATGTCACCTCCTTCAAGCGGTGGCGTATGTTTAGCACAAATAATGAAAATGATTGAACCTTTTCATCTTGATGAGTACGGACATAATTCACTCAAAACCATTCAAGTCATTGCTGAAGCTGAACGACGAGCCTATGCCGACAGAAGCTTTTATTTAGGTGACCCTGATTTTGTTGACATCCCCATAGAAACACTTACCCAAAAAGCATACTTAAATAAAAGGATGTCCGACTTTTCTTTTAAAAAAGCCACTTTGTCCAGTGATGTATCACACGGAGACATCCAGGTTATTGAAAGCAATGAAACGACCCACTACTCCATTATTGATACTTTTGGAAACACAGTCTCGGTAACAACCACCATAAATGGGGCCTATGGTTCTAAATTATATTGTTCGGATTTAGGTTTCTTTTTAAATAATGAAATGGATGACTTTAGTAGTAAACCGGGAGTCCCAAATATGTTTGGGGTAACTGGCGGCGAAGCTAATAGTATTTTACCCGAAAAACGAATGTTAAGTTCCATGACACCAACTATAGTAGAAAAAGATGGTAAGCTGTTAATGTCTATTGGCACACCAGGGGGTTCAACCATCATAACGTCTGTATTACAAACTATTTTAAATGTTCACGAATTTAATATGACCATGCAAGAAGCAGTTGACGCACCACGTTTTCACCATCAATGGCTCCCTGACGAAATCCGAATGGAACCAAATTCCTTTAATGATACTTTGATTTTTCAGCTCGAAAAGCTAGGGTATTCCATAAACGAAAAAGATTCACCAGTAATTGGCAAGGTCGATGGAATACTTGTTTTAAATGACGAATTGTTAGAGGGAGGTGCAGATCATCGAGGTGATGATACAGCCGTCGGTTTTTAA
- a CDS encoding CAP domain-containing protein, whose product MELFQIKSCKWLLVIFYQLLFLSFSCSKEDAPQHGPMIDLGIDEQEVLSRLTASLVGRVPDDDGNPENLCNNGEMQLMTDDPYCGYVDVGEYGLNQINEYRAKHGLPPYVRAIEYELCAAREARLAAENDVYHWSDGCGWRSQGAAGGGRGGDASSGTVEKSIWWVPKLFYEEGPNGGHYQAMMTQRSRGVAIGYYAIDRDRHGVVVNYYDEL is encoded by the coding sequence ATGGAACTTTTCCAAATAAAGTCATGTAAATGGCTGTTAGTCATTTTTTACCAGCTTCTTTTTTTATCATTTTCTTGCTCTAAAGAGGATGCACCACAACATGGGCCAATGATAGATTTAGGAATTGATGAGCAAGAAGTTCTGTCAAGATTAACAGCCTCTTTAGTAGGGAGGGTACCTGATGATGACGGAAATCCAGAAAACTTATGCAACAATGGTGAAATGCAACTTATGACAGATGATCCCTATTGTGGCTATGTTGATGTGGGTGAGTATGGTCTTAATCAGATTAATGAATATCGTGCTAAGCACGGTCTGCCTCCATATGTACGTGCTATTGAATATGAGCTTTGTGCCGCCCGTGAGGCTAGATTAGCCGCAGAAAATGATGTTTATCATTGGAGTGATGGATGTGGCTGGAGATCACAGGGTGCAGCTGGTGGTGGACGTGGAGGTGACGCCTCGAGCGGGACTGTTGAAAAATCAATTTGGTGGGTGCCTAAACTTTTTTATGAAGAAGGACCAAATGGGGGGCACTATCAGGCTATGATGACACAAAGAAGCAGAGGTGTCGCAATTGGTTATTATGCCATTGATAGAGACCGGCATGGAGTGGTGGTAAATTATTATGATGAGCTTTGA
- the uvrA gene encoding excinuclease ABC subunit UvrA: MSQFNDFIEVKGARVHNLKNIDVSIPREQLVVITGLSGSGKSSLAFDTIYAEGQRRYIETFSAYARQFLGGLERPDVDKIDGLSPVIAIEQKTTSKSPRSTVGTITEIYDFMRLLFARASDAYSYNTGDKMVSYSDEQIKELIISDFSGKRINILAPVVRSRKGHYRELFEQISKQGFVKVRTDGEIKDLTKGMKLDRYKTHDIEIVIDRLVIDASADNDKRLTETINTAMYHGEDVLLVIDQDTNETRYFSRNLMCPSSGISYPNPEPNNFSFNSPKGACSNCNGIGELYQVNENKIVPDDSLSIKAGALAPHGPEKNSWIFKQFETIAQRFNFKLTDVYKDIPKEAKQMILYGGNEKFSVESKTLGVTRDYKIDFEGVANFIENQYRTAESTSLKRWAKEYMDKIECPECHGSRLKKESLYFKINNKNIAELANTDVDELATWFNSLHEHLSEKQLKIAEEILKEIRSRLQFLLDVGLNYLSLNRSSKSLSGGEAQRIRLATQIGSQLVGVLYILDEPSIGLHQRDNEKLINSLISLRDIGNSVIVVEHDKDMIERADYVIDIGPKAGKHGGEIISIGNPDELKTHNTLTADYLNGNKEIEIPKKRRQGNGEFLVLKGCTGNNLKNVSIKLPLGKMIGVTGVSGSGKSTLINETLYPILNAHYFNGVKKPMPYKSIKGLEHIDKVIDINQSPIGRTPRSNPVTYTGTFSEIRALYAKIPEAMIRGYKAGRFSFNVKGGRCETCQGGGLRVIEMNFLPDVYVECETCQGKRFNRETLEIRYKGKSISDVLNMTINEAVKFFEHIPKIYNKLKTIKDVGLGYITLGQQSTTLSGGEAQRIKLATELSKRDTGNTFYILDEPTTGLHFEDIRVLMIVLNKLADKGNTVLIIEHNLDVIKTVDHIIDIGYEGGQGGGQIIVEGSPEEVIKHKKSYTAKFLKRELNSVSSIQ, from the coding sequence ATGAGTCAATTTAATGATTTTATTGAAGTAAAAGGTGCCCGTGTGCATAACCTTAAAAATATTGATGTTTCTATCCCAAGAGAGCAACTTGTAGTTATAACGGGTCTGTCTGGTAGCGGAAAATCATCTTTAGCTTTCGATACTATTTATGCCGAAGGACAACGCCGATACATTGAAACATTCTCTGCCTATGCAAGACAATTTCTAGGTGGTTTAGAAAGACCTGATGTTGATAAAATTGATGGACTCTCTCCTGTTATTGCTATCGAACAAAAAACAACAAGTAAGTCACCAAGATCTACTGTTGGTACTATTACTGAGATTTATGATTTCATGCGTTTACTGTTTGCAAGAGCTAGTGATGCGTATAGTTACAATACAGGAGACAAAATGGTAAGTTACAGTGACGAGCAAATCAAAGAGCTCATAATTAGTGATTTTAGTGGAAAACGCATAAATATACTAGCACCTGTAGTACGTTCACGTAAAGGACATTATCGTGAATTATTCGAGCAAATTTCAAAACAAGGCTTTGTAAAAGTAAGAACAGACGGCGAAATCAAAGACCTCACAAAAGGCATGAAACTAGACCGTTATAAAACACACGATATTGAAATCGTCATTGATAGGTTAGTTATTGATGCATCAGCAGATAACGACAAGCGTCTTACCGAAACTATAAATACGGCAATGTATCACGGTGAAGACGTTCTCTTGGTTATTGATCAGGACACCAACGAAACTCGCTATTTTAGTAGAAATTTAATGTGTCCGTCTTCTGGGATTTCATACCCAAACCCAGAACCTAATAATTTCTCTTTCAATTCACCTAAAGGAGCTTGTTCAAATTGTAATGGTATTGGAGAGTTATATCAAGTAAACGAAAATAAAATTGTTCCAGACGACAGTTTATCAATAAAAGCTGGAGCATTAGCGCCTCACGGACCAGAAAAGAACAGTTGGATATTTAAACAGTTTGAAACCATTGCGCAACGTTTCAATTTTAAATTAACTGATGTTTATAAAGATATTCCCAAGGAAGCCAAACAAATGATTTTGTATGGTGGGAATGAAAAGTTTTCCGTAGAAAGTAAAACACTCGGGGTTACCCGAGATTATAAAATAGATTTTGAAGGCGTCGCTAACTTTATTGAAAATCAATACAGAACAGCCGAATCCACCTCTTTAAAACGCTGGGCAAAAGAATATATGGATAAAATTGAATGTCCGGAATGTCATGGCTCCAGATTAAAAAAAGAATCACTTTATTTCAAAATAAATAATAAAAACATAGCAGAACTCGCCAACACAGACGTTGATGAATTAGCAACTTGGTTTAATAGCTTACATGAGCATTTATCAGAGAAACAACTCAAAATAGCAGAAGAAATTTTAAAAGAAATAAGGTCTAGACTGCAGTTTTTATTAGATGTAGGATTAAATTATTTATCACTAAACAGAAGCTCTAAATCTTTATCTGGTGGGGAAGCACAACGCATACGTTTGGCAACTCAAATTGGCTCACAATTAGTTGGCGTATTGTATATTTTGGATGAACCTAGCATTGGCTTGCATCAACGTGATAATGAAAAACTAATTAACTCCTTAATATCGCTTCGCGATATTGGAAATTCGGTTATAGTTGTAGAGCATGACAAAGACATGATCGAACGTGCCGATTATGTTATTGATATTGGGCCGAAAGCTGGAAAACATGGTGGTGAAATAATTAGTATTGGTAACCCTGATGAATTAAAAACACATAATACCTTAACTGCCGATTATTTAAACGGTAATAAAGAAATTGAAATCCCTAAAAAACGCAGACAAGGCAACGGTGAGTTTTTAGTACTAAAGGGCTGTACAGGAAACAATTTAAAAAATGTATCTATAAAACTTCCTTTAGGAAAAATGATAGGAGTTACTGGTGTTTCTGGTAGCGGAAAATCTACATTAATCAATGAGACCCTCTACCCTATTTTAAATGCGCATTATTTTAATGGCGTAAAAAAACCAATGCCATATAAAAGTATAAAAGGTTTAGAGCATATTGATAAAGTGATTGATATCAACCAATCTCCCATTGGCAGAACACCACGAAGTAATCCGGTGACATATACAGGCACTTTTAGTGAAATTAGAGCTTTATATGCTAAAATTCCGGAAGCCATGATTCGTGGTTATAAAGCGGGGCGTTTTAGTTTTAATGTAAAGGGAGGTCGTTGTGAAACTTGTCAAGGTGGCGGTTTACGAGTTATAGAAATGAATTTTCTTCCAGATGTATATGTTGAATGCGAAACCTGTCAAGGCAAGCGTTTTAATAGAGAAACACTGGAGATTCGTTATAAGGGAAAATCGATTAGTGATGTATTAAACATGACTATTAACGAAGCTGTTAAATTTTTTGAGCACATTCCTAAAATCTATAATAAACTAAAAACCATTAAAGATGTTGGTTTAGGTTATATCACCCTAGGACAGCAAAGTACCACACTTTCCGGTGGGGAAGCACAACGCATTAAATTGGCAACAGAATTAAGCAAGCGTGATACTGGAAACACTTTTTATATTCTTGATGAACCCACAACAGGTCTACATTTCGAAGATATACGAGTGCTTATGATTGTACTTAACAAACTAGCAGACAAAGGAAATACTGTACTCATTATAGAACACAATTTAGATGTTATAAAAACCGTTGACCATATTATTGATATAGGCTATGAAGGCGGACAAGGTGGTGGCCAAATTATTGTTGAAGGATCACCTGAAGAAGTGATTAAGCATAAAAAAAGCTACACCGCTAAATTCCTTAAAAGAGAATTAAATTCAGTAAGCAGTATTCAGTAA
- a CDS encoding LOG family protein, producing MRKEQHHKGWNEIKTNDSWAIFKIMGEFVNGFEKMSKIGPCVSIFGSARTKPEDRYYKLAEKVAKGIVEAGYGVITGGGPGIMEAGNKGAHLGGGTSVGLNIDLPFEQHDNPYIDSDKSLDFDYFFVRKVMFVKYSQGFVVMPGGFGTLDELFEAMTLIQTHKIGKFPIILVGTDFWEGLLDWVKKTLLDSFSNVSAKDLDLIHLVDTEEEVIDILDAFYKESGLSPNF from the coding sequence ATGAGAAAAGAACAACATCACAAAGGATGGAATGAAATAAAAACAAACGATTCTTGGGCCATTTTTAAAATAATGGGCGAGTTTGTTAATGGTTTTGAAAAGATGAGCAAAATAGGCCCCTGTGTATCTATTTTTGGGTCGGCCAGAACGAAACCAGAAGACAGATACTATAAGCTGGCAGAAAAAGTAGCAAAAGGAATTGTAGAAGCTGGATATGGTGTTATTACTGGTGGTGGTCCTGGAATTATGGAAGCTGGAAATAAAGGGGCTCACTTAGGTGGTGGAACCTCCGTAGGTTTAAATATTGATTTACCTTTTGAACAACACGACAACCCATATATAGATTCAGATAAAAGTTTGGATTTCGATTATTTCTTTGTCCGTAAAGTCATGTTTGTTAAATACTCTCAAGGTTTTGTAGTCATGCCTGGTGGTTTTGGTACTTTAGATGAGTTATTTGAAGCCATGACGCTTATACAAACACATAAAATTGGAAAATTTCCAATTATTCTTGTAGGTACAGATTTTTGGGAAGGTTTGCTTGATTGGGTAAAAAAGACCTTATTAGATTCATTTTCAAACGTAAGCGCAAAAGACTTAGATTTAATTCATTTGGTAGATACCGAAGAGGAAGTTATAGACATTCTTGACGCATTCTATAAAGAATCCGGTTTAAGCCCTAACTTTTAG